A region from the Mycolicibacterium phlei genome encodes:
- the nusA gene encoding transcription termination factor NusA, with translation MNIDMAALHAIEVDRGIPVGELVETIKSALLTAYRHTEGHAPEARIEIDRKTGEVKVIATERDADGNVITEWDDTPEGFGRVAATTARQVMLQRFRDAENEKTFGEFAAREGDIVGGVIQRDARANARGLVVVRIGSETKGSEGVIPVAEQVPGERYEHGDRLRCYVVGVTRGAREPVITLSRTHPNLVRKLFSLEVPEIAEGHVEIVAVAREAGHRSKIAVTSRVPGLNAKGACIGPMGQRVRNVMSELSGEKIDIIDYDPDPAKFVANALSPAKVVSVTVIDEAARAARVVVPDFQLSLAIGKEGQNARLAARLTGWRIDIRSDADAGSAESDPARGALHDR, from the coding sequence GTGAACATCGACATGGCCGCACTGCATGCCATCGAGGTCGACCGGGGAATTCCGGTCGGTGAACTCGTCGAGACGATCAAGTCGGCGCTGCTGACCGCCTACCGGCACACCGAGGGGCACGCCCCCGAGGCGCGCATCGAGATCGACCGCAAGACCGGCGAGGTCAAGGTGATCGCCACCGAGCGCGACGCCGACGGCAACGTCATCACCGAGTGGGATGACACCCCGGAGGGCTTCGGTCGGGTCGCGGCCACCACCGCGCGGCAGGTGATGTTGCAGCGGTTCCGCGACGCCGAGAACGAGAAGACGTTCGGCGAGTTCGCCGCCCGCGAGGGTGACATCGTCGGCGGCGTCATCCAGCGCGACGCCCGGGCCAACGCCCGCGGCCTGGTGGTGGTGCGCATCGGCAGCGAGACGAAGGGCTCCGAGGGTGTCATCCCGGTCGCCGAGCAGGTCCCCGGCGAGCGCTACGAGCACGGCGACCGGCTGCGCTGCTACGTCGTCGGCGTCACCCGGGGCGCCCGCGAGCCGGTGATCACGCTGTCGCGCACCCACCCGAACCTGGTCCGCAAGCTGTTCTCGCTGGAGGTCCCCGAGATCGCCGAGGGCCACGTCGAGATCGTCGCCGTCGCCCGTGAGGCCGGCCACCGATCGAAGATCGCCGTCACCTCCCGGGTGCCCGGCCTCAACGCCAAGGGCGCCTGCATCGGCCCGATGGGCCAGCGGGTGCGCAACGTGATGAGCGAGCTGTCGGGGGAGAAGATCGACATCATCGACTACGACCCCGACCCGGCGAAGTTCGTCGCCAACGCGCTGTCGCCGGCCAAGGTGGTGTCGGTGACCGTCATCGACGAGGCCGCTCGCGCCGCCCGCGTCGTCGTCCCCGACTTCCAGCTGTCGCTGGCGATCGGCAAGGAGGGGCAGAACGCCCGGCTGGCCGCCCGGCTCACCGGCTGGCGCATCGACATCCGCAGCGATGCCGATGCCGGTAGCGCGGAATCAGACCCGGCGCGCGGGGCGCTGCACGACCGCTGA
- the rimP gene encoding ribosome maturation factor RimP, whose translation MTERSAGLPSQKEVIELLHGEFARAGYDIEDVIVDTAARPPRITVVADGDNGLDLETIAQLSREASALLDRIDAHAAPYVLEVTSPGVDRPLTTEKHYRRARGRKVEVTLDDGSTVTGRLGDTADGTVRLVVREGRDFGIRELALQSVTKAVVQVEFSKPNPRELELAGLSGKGASA comes from the coding sequence GTGACGGAGCGTTCTGCGGGATTGCCGTCGCAGAAAGAGGTGATCGAGCTACTCCACGGCGAGTTCGCGCGCGCAGGTTACGACATCGAGGACGTGATCGTCGACACCGCGGCGCGCCCGCCTCGCATCACCGTGGTCGCCGACGGCGACAACGGGCTCGACCTCGAAACCATCGCCCAGTTGTCCCGTGAGGCGTCGGCGCTGCTCGACAGGATCGACGCCCACGCCGCCCCCTACGTGCTGGAGGTCACCTCGCCCGGGGTGGACCGGCCGCTGACCACCGAGAAGCACTACCGTCGCGCCCGCGGCCGCAAGGTGGAGGTGACGCTGGACGACGGCTCCACGGTGACCGGCCGGCTCGGCGACACCGCCGACGGCACCGTGCGGTTGGTGGTCCGCGAGGGGCGCGACTTCGGAATCCGTGAACTTGCGCTGCAAAGCGTGACCAAAGCCGTTGTGCAGGTTGAGTTCTCCAAACCCAATCCGCGAGAGCTCGAACTGGCCGGCTTGTCTGGGAAGGGGGCCTCCGCGTGA
- a CDS encoding ferritin-like domain-containing protein, which produces MTSPVPDPEPEPTRPANPGDGALFDAIAAEHAAIYGYGVVSAHTTPDTNWLVSESIAAHRERREAALALLDDRSVAGPLPAAGYRLPTTVDTPEQAAKLAVQMENDAATAWRAVVEQATSETDRAFAVAALTQCAVAAARWNQVLGATPVTVAFPGGAEQA; this is translated from the coding sequence ATGACCTCCCCCGTACCCGACCCCGAACCCGAGCCCACCCGTCCCGCCAACCCCGGCGACGGGGCGCTGTTCGACGCGATCGCCGCCGAGCACGCCGCCATCTACGGCTACGGCGTGGTGTCGGCGCACACCACGCCGGACACCAACTGGCTGGTGTCCGAGTCGATCGCCGCGCACCGCGAACGCCGGGAGGCCGCGCTGGCGCTGCTCGACGACCGCTCGGTCGCCGGACCGCTGCCCGCGGCCGGTTACCGGCTGCCGACGACGGTCGACACCCCGGAGCAGGCGGCGAAGCTGGCGGTGCAGATGGAGAACGACGCCGCGACGGCGTGGCGCGCGGTCGTCGAACAGGCCACCAGTGAGACGGACCGCGCGTTCGCGGTGGCCGCGCTGACGCAGTGCGCCGTCGCCGCCGCGCGCTGGAACCAGGTGCTCGGCGCCACGCCGGTCACGGTGGCGTTCCCGGGCGGCGCCGAGCAGGCGTAA
- a CDS encoding proline--tRNA ligase, with the protein MITRMSELFLRTLRDDPADAEVPSHKLLIRAGYIRPVGPGLYSWLPLGLRVLRKIENIVREEMVAIGGQEILFPALLPKGPYETTNRWTEYGDGVFRLQDRRRNDYMLGPTHEEFFALTVKGEYSSYKDFPLLLFQIQNKYRDEARPRAGILRGREFVMKDSYSFDVDDDGLRTAYAKHREAYQRIFDRLGVRYVIVSAVSGAMGGSASEEFLAESEIGEDTFVRCLESGYAANVEAVTTPAPDPLPIEGQPEARVYDTPDTPTIATLVDWANETLDRTVTAADTLKNVMLKVREPGGDWELLAIGLPGDREVDDKRLGAALEPAEYALLDDADFAKYPFLVKGYIGPKALNANGVRYLVDPRVVTGTSWITGADAPNKHVVGLVAGRDFTPDGTIDVADVRDGDPSPDGAGKLVSARGIEIGHIFQLGRKYTDAFEVDVLGEDGKPVRLTMGSYGIGVSRLVAVIAEQHHDELGLRWPSSVSPFDVHLVIANKDAAARAGAEELAAELDRRGLEVLLDDRTASPGVKFKDAELLGVPWLVVVGRGWADGTVELRNRFSGDKRDVAADGAADEIVTALRG; encoded by the coding sequence ATCCGCGCCGGTTACATCCGGCCGGTCGGGCCGGGCCTGTACAGCTGGCTGCCGCTGGGCCTGCGGGTGCTGCGCAAGATCGAGAACATCGTGCGCGAGGAGATGGTCGCCATCGGCGGCCAGGAGATCCTGTTCCCGGCGCTGCTGCCGAAGGGGCCGTACGAGACCACCAACCGCTGGACCGAGTACGGCGACGGCGTGTTCCGGCTGCAGGACCGCCGCCGCAACGACTACATGCTCGGGCCGACGCACGAAGAGTTCTTCGCGCTGACGGTCAAGGGGGAGTACAGCAGCTACAAGGACTTCCCGCTGCTGCTGTTCCAGATCCAGAACAAGTACCGCGACGAGGCCCGCCCGCGCGCCGGCATCCTGCGCGGCCGCGAGTTCGTGATGAAGGACTCGTACTCCTTCGACGTCGACGACGACGGGCTGCGCACCGCCTACGCCAAACACCGCGAGGCCTATCAGCGGATCTTCGACCGGCTCGGCGTGCGCTACGTGATCGTCAGCGCCGTCTCCGGCGCGATGGGCGGCAGCGCATCCGAGGAGTTCCTGGCCGAAAGCGAGATCGGCGAGGACACGTTCGTGCGCTGCCTGGAGTCCGGCTACGCCGCCAATGTTGAGGCGGTCACCACGCCGGCGCCCGACCCGCTGCCCATCGAGGGGCAGCCCGAGGCCCGGGTCTACGACACGCCCGACACCCCGACCATCGCCACGCTGGTGGACTGGGCCAACGAGACACTGGACCGGACCGTCACCGCGGCGGACACGCTGAAGAACGTCATGCTCAAGGTCCGCGAGCCGGGCGGGGACTGGGAGCTGCTGGCGATCGGTCTGCCCGGTGACCGCGAGGTCGACGACAAGCGGCTGGGCGCCGCGCTGGAACCGGCCGAATACGCGCTGCTCGACGACGCCGACTTCGCGAAGTACCCGTTCCTGGTGAAGGGCTACATCGGCCCGAAGGCGTTGAACGCCAACGGTGTTCGCTACCTCGTCGACCCCCGGGTGGTGACCGGCACGTCGTGGATCACCGGCGCCGACGCGCCGAACAAGCACGTCGTCGGGCTGGTCGCCGGTCGCGACTTCACCCCGGACGGCACCATCGACGTCGCCGACGTCCGCGACGGCGATCCCTCGCCGGACGGGGCAGGCAAGCTGGTCAGCGCCCGCGGCATCGAGATCGGCCACATCTTCCAGCTGGGCCGCAAGTACACCGACGCGTTCGAGGTCGACGTGCTCGGCGAGGACGGCAAGCCGGTGCGGCTGACGATGGGCTCCTACGGGATCGGCGTCTCCCGGCTGGTCGCGGTGATCGCCGAACAGCACCACGACGAGCTCGGCCTGCGCTGGCCGTCGTCGGTGTCGCCGTTCGACGTGCACCTGGTCATCGCGAACAAGGACGCCGCCGCCCGCGCCGGCGCCGAGGAACTGGCCGCCGAGCTCGACCGCCGCGGCCTGGAGGTGCTGCTCGACGACCGCACCGCCTCGCCGGGCGTGAAGTTCAAGGACGCCGAACTGCTCGGCGTGCCGTGGCTGGTGGTGGTCGGCCGCGGCTGGGCCGACGGGACCGTCGAACTGCGCAACCGGTTCAGCGGGGACAAGCGCGACGTCGCCGCCGACGGTGCGGCCGACGAGATCGTCACCGCCCTGCGCGGCTAG